A window from Sceloporus undulatus isolate JIND9_A2432 ecotype Alabama chromosome 8, SceUnd_v1.1, whole genome shotgun sequence encodes these proteins:
- the CNEP1R1 gene encoding nuclear envelope phosphatase-regulatory subunit 1, with product MNSLEQAEDLKAFERRLTEYIACLQPATGRWRIILIVVSVCTATGAWNWLIDPETQKVSFLTSLWNHPFFTISCITLIGLFFAGIHKRVVAPSIIAARCRTVLAEYNMSCDDTGKLILKPRLHVQ from the exons ATGAACTCCCTGGAACAGGCAGAAG ATCTCAAGGCTTTTGAAAGAAGGCTTACTGAATATATAGCTTGTTTACAACCAGCTACTGGACGGTGGAGAA TAATTCTTATAGTGGTATCAGTCTGTACAGCAACAGGTGCATGGAACTGGCTAATAGATCCTGAAACACAGAAG GTATCTTTTCTCACATCTTTGTGGAATCATCCATTCTTCACAATTAGCTGTATTACTCTGATAGGCTTATTTTTTGCTGGAATACATAAAAGAGTGGTGGCACCCTCGAT CATAGCAGCTCGATGTCGGACGGTCTTGGCAGAATACAACATGTCTTGTGATGAC ACTGGAAAGCTAATATTGAAACCCCGGCTTCATGTCCAGTAA